One window of Gloeothece citriformis PCC 7424 genomic DNA carries:
- a CDS encoding EAL domain-containing protein: MFHQLNINAFNFRKTIELQDSFYSIGRHSSNSIIIPSAKISKNHAVFIKKIKDNSEESFYIIDGDGKGKRSTNGIFVNGKKVVEQELKHGDIINFSNEIQATYYIINSPVNSSFSPQYHYLENNYKSLTATDINKKIKEKTIVYPQDFLFKLASLVELSPNPIFEVNFQGKITYLNSLANQKFKDLKKKSLHHPLLKNLLDQGKPKDEKIVIREVKIGDEVFEQHLHYLTENKLIRSYIFDITDRKMAENSLHYQAYYDTLTDLPNRSLFYEKLSTALAKAYLEETLIAVMFIDLDGFKNINDTLGHTLGDELLGSFAQRLRHNLRSSDILARWGGDEFTILIPQIKNEEEIEICAKRVFSILQQPFQVGNHLLYLKASIGVAIYPRDGQDAETIIKNADAALYRTKEMGRNHYQIYHPLITSKTSERLEMENLLHQALEKDQFLLHYQPQINIKNQAICGMEALIRWEHPTLGLVSPAKFIPIAEESGLIISIGEWVLRQACEQNRLWQKKGLPPVRVAVNLSAQQFQQPNFVNIVTKILAETNLEPQFLELEITETTIMKNLEFSCQIVHDLKHMGVHISMDDFGTGYSSLGYLKQIPFNTIKIDQSFIKDLQDKPQDLAIISAVLAIGRGFNVRVIAEGVETQHQVELLRKLECEEMQGFKFSKPLKPEAAANFLSNHFRA, translated from the coding sequence ATGTTTCATCAATTAAATATAAATGCTTTTAATTTTAGAAAAACGATAGAACTGCAAGACTCTTTCTACTCTATTGGTCGTCATTCCAGTAATTCTATTATTATTCCTAGTGCCAAAATTTCTAAAAATCATGCCGTTTTTATCAAAAAAATAAAAGATAATTCTGAAGAATCATTTTATATTATTGATGGAGATGGAAAGGGAAAACGAAGTACCAACGGGATTTTTGTCAATGGGAAAAAAGTGGTTGAACAAGAACTCAAACATGGAGATATTATTAATTTTTCTAATGAGATTCAAGCGACTTATTATATTATAAATTCTCCTGTAAATTCTTCATTTTCGCCTCAATATCACTATTTAGAAAATAATTATAAATCCCTAACAGCTACAGATATTAATAAAAAAATTAAAGAAAAAACCATTGTTTATCCTCAAGATTTCTTATTTAAATTAGCTTCTCTAGTTGAATTAAGTCCTAATCCCATTTTTGAAGTCAATTTTCAGGGAAAAATCACTTATTTAAATTCCCTAGCTAATCAAAAGTTTAAAGATCTGAAAAAAAAATCTCTCCATCATCCCCTGTTAAAAAACTTACTGGATCAAGGAAAACCCAAAGATGAAAAAATAGTCATTCGAGAAGTAAAAATTGGAGACGAAGTTTTTGAGCAACATCTTCATTACTTAACGGAAAATAAACTAATTAGAAGCTATATTTTTGATATTACTGATCGAAAAATGGCAGAAAACAGTCTGCATTATCAAGCTTATTACGACACCTTAACCGATTTACCCAATCGAAGTTTATTTTATGAAAAATTATCCACAGCCTTAGCTAAAGCTTATTTGGAAGAAACGTTAATCGCTGTAATGTTTATTGATTTAGACGGATTTAAAAATATTAATGATACTTTAGGTCATACTTTAGGAGATGAACTCTTAGGGAGCTTTGCTCAAAGATTGAGACATAACCTGCGCTCTAGTGATATCCTTGCTCGTTGGGGAGGAGATGAGTTTACTATCCTCATTCCTCAAATTAAAAATGAAGAAGAAATCGAAATCTGTGCTAAAAGAGTATTTAGTATTTTACAACAGCCTTTTCAAGTAGGCAATCACTTACTTTATCTAAAAGCGAGTATTGGGGTTGCTATTTATCCTAGAGATGGACAAGATGCAGAAACTATCATTAAAAATGCAGATGCCGCTTTGTATCGTACCAAAGAAATGGGAAGAAATCATTATCAAATTTACCATCCTCTCATTACTTCTAAAACGTCAGAACGGCTAGAAATGGAAAATCTGCTTCATCAAGCCTTAGAAAAAGACCAGTTTTTACTTCACTATCAACCTCAAATTAATATTAAAAATCAAGCTATTTGTGGAATGGAAGCTCTCATCCGTTGGGAACATCCAACGTTAGGATTAGTCTCCCCTGCTAAATTCATTCCCATTGCTGAAGAATCCGGGTTAATTATTTCTATTGGGGAATGGGTATTAAGACAAGCTTGTGAGCAAAATCGCCTCTGGCAAAAAAAGGGTTTACCTCCTGTTCGAGTTGCTGTTAATCTTTCTGCTCAACAATTTCAACAACCTAATTTTGTAAATATAGTCACTAAAATCTTAGCAGAAACTAATTTAGAGCCTCAATTTTTAGAATTAGAAATTACCGAAACCACTATCATGAAAAACCTAGAGTTTTCCTGTCAAATTGTCCATGACTTAAAACACATGGGAGTTCATATCTCGATGGATGATTTTGGGACTGGCTATTCTTCTCTAGGCTATCTCAAGCAAATTCCTTTTAATACTATTAAAATCGATCAATCTTTTATTAAAGATCTTCAAGATAAACCCCAAGACTTAGCCATTATTTCTGCTGTATTAGCCATTGGCCGGGGTTTTAATGTCAGAGTCATTGCAGAGGGTGTAGAAACTCAGCATCAAGTAGAATTGCTCAGAAAACTTGAATGTGAAGAAATGCAGGGATTTAAATTTAGTAAACCCCTTAAACCAGAAGCCGCCGCTAATTTTCTGTCTAATCATTTTAGAGCCTAG
- a CDS encoding daunorubicin resistance protein DrrA family ABC transporter ATP-binding protein has protein sequence MPPAVLVEHLSKRYGEVVAVKDISFTVNSGEIFGLLGPNGAGKTTTIRCLCTLAKADGGKIEVGGVSAIDNPKSARRRLGYIAQEVALDKVLTGRELLQLQAALYHLPKSKAKDRIELLLNLLGLESYADKKTGTYSGGLKKRLDIAAGLLHQPQVLVLDEPTVGLDIESRFIMWDFLRQLRDAGTTVLITSHYLEEIDALADRLAIIDQGVVIAEGTPSQLKDQVGGDRVTLRIREFSPSQEVEKAKEILQTLSFVEEVIINTSQGNSLNLVVTPQSNPLSKIEQSLESAGLPIFSISQSRPSLDDVYLAATGRTLMDAELASAGSRDLKSEKKQQMN, from the coding sequence ATGCCTCCTGCTGTTTTAGTTGAACATCTCAGCAAGCGTTATGGAGAGGTAGTCGCGGTTAAAGATATCTCTTTCACGGTTAACTCTGGGGAAATCTTTGGATTACTCGGCCCCAATGGCGCAGGAAAAACCACCACTATCCGTTGTCTGTGTACCCTGGCCAAAGCCGACGGGGGCAAAATAGAGGTGGGGGGAGTATCGGCGATCGATAACCCTAAATCTGCCCGCAGACGCTTAGGATATATCGCCCAAGAAGTCGCCCTAGATAAAGTATTGACGGGGCGAGAATTACTACAATTACAAGCGGCACTTTATCACTTGCCTAAGTCTAAAGCTAAAGACCGAATTGAGTTACTCCTAAATTTACTCGGTTTAGAGTCTTACGCCGATAAAAAAACCGGCACCTATTCCGGTGGATTAAAAAAACGTCTCGACATTGCAGCCGGGTTACTTCATCAACCGCAAGTGTTAGTCCTCGATGAACCCACTGTCGGATTAGATATCGAAAGCCGTTTTATTATGTGGGACTTTCTGCGACAATTGCGGGATGCTGGCACAACAGTATTAATTACTAGCCATTACTTAGAAGAAATCGATGCTTTAGCCGATCGATTGGCTATCATCGATCAAGGTGTGGTCATTGCTGAGGGTACACCTTCCCAATTAAAAGATCAAGTTGGGGGCGATCGCGTTACCCTTCGTATTCGGGAGTTTTCCCCCTCTCAAGAAGTGGAAAAAGCTAAAGAAATTCTGCAAACTCTTTCTTTTGTTGAAGAAGTGATTATCAATACTTCTCAAGGGAATTCCCTGAATTTGGTGGTCACGCCTCAAAGTAATCCCCTCAGTAAAATAGAGCAATCCTTAGAATCTGCTGGTTTACCCATTTTTAGCATCAGTCAGTCTCGCCCCAGTCTGGATGATGTTTACTTGGCGGCGACAGGACGGACGCTAATGGATGCAGAATTAGCCTCTGCCGGAAGTCGTGACTTAAAATCAGAGAAAAAACAACAGATGAATTGA
- a CDS encoding ABC transporter permease — MSQSITPTQLEPSLSPDKAIKSQIEPSNNELGNLIQETLALTKRLFIQLQRRPSTLVAGIIQPFMWLVLFGALFYNAPGGLFGEDLNYAKFLAPGIIVFTAFSGALNAGLPVMFDREFGFLNRLLVAPLASRYSIVAASTIYIITLSLIQTAVIVVASAFLGAGWPSLAGLSAITLIVFLIVLGVTALSLGLAFALPGHIELIAVIFVTNLPLLFASTALAPLSFMTKWLQIVASLNPLTYAIEPIRYLYLNSQWGLGSPVLESPWGTISFSGVLLILLAFDGLVLLTIQPLLRRRFA, encoded by the coding sequence ATGAGTCAAAGCATAACACCCACTCAATTAGAACCTTCTTTATCTCCTGATAAGGCCATAAAAAGCCAGATTGAGCCATCTAATAATGAATTAGGAAATTTAATCCAAGAAACTCTGGCATTAACCAAACGTCTATTTATTCAACTCCAACGCCGTCCTTCTACCTTAGTTGCAGGAATTATTCAACCGTTTATGTGGTTGGTTTTATTCGGCGCTCTGTTTTACAATGCTCCTGGGGGACTCTTTGGCGAAGATTTAAATTATGCTAAATTTTTAGCCCCCGGAATTATTGTTTTTACCGCTTTTTCTGGGGCGTTAAATGCGGGTTTACCGGTGATGTTTGACCGAGAATTCGGGTTTCTCAATCGATTGTTAGTTGCGCCTCTGGCTTCTCGTTATTCCATTGTGGCGGCATCGACAATTTATATCATTACCCTCAGTCTGATTCAAACGGCGGTTATTGTGGTCGCTAGTGCTTTTTTAGGGGCAGGATGGCCATCTTTAGCGGGGTTAAGTGCCATTACTCTCATCGTCTTTTTAATTGTTTTAGGAGTAACCGCTTTAAGTTTAGGGTTAGCTTTTGCTTTACCCGGCCATATTGAATTAATTGCGGTTATTTTCGTCACTAACTTACCTCTGCTATTTGCCAGTACCGCCCTTGCGCCGTTATCTTTTATGACCAAATGGTTACAAATTGTAGCCAGTCTCAATCCTTTAACTTATGCGATCGAACCGATTCGCTATCTGTATCTTAACTCTCAATGGGGATTAGGTAGCCCGGTTTTAGAGTCTCCTTGGGGAACAATTAGCTTTAGTGGCGTTTTGTTGATCTTATTAGCCTTTGATGGGTTAGTATTATTGACAATTCAACCTTTATTACGTCGTCGTTTTGCTTAA
- the gloB gene encoding hydroxyacylglutathione hydrolase has protein sequence MKIFRLPALSDNYIFLLHDPQRNIAAVVDPAEPEPVLTCLKKLGAELVTIFNTHHHGDHVGANRALIEHFPNLTVYGGEEDRGRIPGQEVFLKEGDRVQFGDRSGEVFFVPGHTRAHIAYYFPPQGEEETGELFCGDTIFAGGCGRLFEGTPAQMVNSLSKLRALPDNTRIWCAHEYTLNNLKFALTVEPENIDLQNRFSDVKIARSEGEATVPSLLGIEKLTNPFLRWDTQAIKSAMGSQDSVQVFGRLRGKKDNF, from the coding sequence ATGAAAATTTTTCGATTACCGGCGTTATCTGATAATTATATTTTTCTTTTACACGACCCTCAAAGAAATATTGCCGCCGTCGTAGATCCGGCTGAACCTGAACCCGTCCTAACCTGTTTAAAGAAATTAGGGGCAGAATTAGTCACGATTTTTAATACTCATCATCATGGGGATCATGTAGGAGCAAATCGCGCTTTAATTGAACATTTTCCTAATCTTACGGTTTATGGAGGGGAAGAAGATCGCGGCAGAATTCCCGGTCAAGAGGTATTTTTAAAAGAAGGCGATCGGGTTCAATTTGGCGATCGCTCTGGAGAGGTCTTTTTTGTTCCTGGCCATACTCGCGCCCATATTGCCTATTATTTTCCGCCTCAAGGGGAAGAAGAGACAGGAGAGTTATTTTGTGGAGATACGATTTTTGCCGGAGGATGTGGCCGGTTATTTGAAGGAACTCCCGCCCAGATGGTCAATTCTTTGAGCAAATTAAGGGCTTTACCCGATAATACTCGCATTTGGTGCGCCCATGAATATACGTTAAATAATCTTAAATTTGCTCTTACTGTTGAGCCGGAAAATATAGACTTACAAAACCGTTTTTCTGACGTGAAAATTGCCCGGTCTGAAGGAGAAGCAACTGTTCCCTCTTTATTAGGAATAGAAAAGTTAACCAATCCTTTTTTACGGTGGGATACGCAGGCCATTAAATCAGCAATGGGAAGTCAAGACTCTGTTCAAGTATTTGGGCGTTTACGGGGTAAAAAAGATAATTTTTAA
- a CDS encoding NAD(P)/FAD-dependent oxidoreductase: MVLNHSDLHHVVIVGGGFGGLYAAQKLAKAPVRVTLIDKRNFHVFQPLLYQVATGGLSPADISSPLRALLSKNKNTEVLMAEVTNIDPQRQTVKLRYREIEYDSLILATGVTHKYFTNDWEQNAPGLKTIENALEIRRRVFIAFESAEKESNPEKRKDWLTFVLVGGGPAGVELAGALAELAHGTLKEDFRHIDTSQAQIILLQSPDRILPAYPPHLSGEAQTSLEKLGVTVKTGVRVTDITSQSVTYRQGTTLEKIRTRTILWTAGMKASPMANLLAQCAEAKLDSQGRVMVEPDFNLSKYPNIFVIGDLAHYTDAQGKTLPGTAPVAMQEGEYVARFIRNGLQKRPLAPFKYVDWGNLAVIGKHKAVVDMGWLQLSGFLAWFVWLFIHVFYLLEFDNKLIVMIQWVWSYMTKTKGARLITTPGQNPEIKLEDEYETVIYQPSSEVPHCLEVGNR, encoded by the coding sequence ATGGTTCTTAATCATTCAGATCTTCATCATGTCGTAATTGTCGGGGGTGGTTTTGGAGGACTATATGCCGCCCAAAAACTAGCTAAAGCGCCCGTCAGAGTCACATTAATTGATAAACGGAATTTTCATGTTTTTCAACCTTTGCTTTATCAAGTAGCAACGGGAGGGTTATCTCCGGCTGATATTTCTTCTCCTTTACGCGCTCTTTTAAGTAAAAATAAAAATACTGAGGTGCTGATGGCAGAAGTAACCAATATTGATCCTCAACGACAAACGGTCAAACTGCGTTACCGAGAAATTGAATATGACTCCCTCATTTTAGCCACAGGTGTCACCCATAAATACTTTACCAATGATTGGGAACAAAATGCCCCAGGCTTAAAAACGATTGAAAACGCTCTGGAAATTCGCCGACGGGTTTTTATCGCCTTTGAATCAGCAGAAAAAGAATCCAACCCTGAAAAACGAAAAGACTGGTTAACCTTTGTTTTAGTCGGTGGGGGGCCTGCGGGAGTAGAATTAGCAGGAGCTTTAGCTGAATTAGCTCACGGAACATTAAAAGAGGATTTCCGCCATATTGATACATCCCAAGCCCAAATTATCCTCCTACAAAGTCCTGATCGCATTTTACCCGCCTATCCTCCCCATCTCTCTGGTGAAGCCCAAACTTCCCTAGAAAAGTTAGGCGTAACCGTCAAAACAGGAGTGAGAGTTACCGATATCACCAGTCAGTCGGTTACTTATCGTCAGGGTACAACTTTAGAAAAAATTCGCACTCGGACTATTCTGTGGACAGCCGGCATGAAAGCGTCTCCTATGGCTAACCTTTTAGCTCAATGTGCCGAAGCTAAACTCGATTCCCAAGGGCGCGTTATGGTTGAACCTGATTTTAACTTATCCAAGTACCCAAATATCTTTGTTATTGGGGATTTAGCCCATTATACTGATGCTCAAGGAAAGACCCTACCCGGTACTGCTCCAGTTGCCATGCAAGAAGGGGAATATGTGGCGCGTTTTATTCGTAATGGGCTGCAAAAGCGTCCTTTAGCTCCTTTTAAGTATGTGGACTGGGGAAATTTAGCGGTCATTGGTAAACATAAAGCCGTTGTTGACATGGGGTGGTTGCAACTATCCGGTTTCCTGGCTTGGTTTGTCTGGTTATTTATTCATGTCTTCTATTTACTAGAATTTGACAATAAGCTGATTGTGATGATTCAGTGGGTTTGGAGTTATATGACAAAAACTAAGGGAGCGCGTTTAATTACCACCCCCGGACAAAATCCAGAAATTAAGCTTGAAGATGAATATGAGACGGTGATTTACCAACCGTCTTCTGAAGTGCCCCACTGTTTAGAAGTTGGAAATCGCTAA
- a CDS encoding AAA-like domain-containing protein, with the protein MNLDYILEIVNRCLIESQNRSLNSLEILILQGIWEEKTYSKIALENGYSPGYLTNVVAPEMYRRLSELVGQRVTKKNCQQLLQSYVTAKLAPLPYEQNRVTVSPKTNQDRCFSYPRGSIPLDSPYYLKRSPMEDHIYQELLKPGALVRIKAPSEMGKTSLLLRCLDYAKRQGYYSVNLNLELVDEDILKNLPKFLRWLCANISHQLEIKPKLDEYWDEDLGSKVSCTAYFQDYLLKLVDSPLVLGLDQITRIFEYSDVAQDFLLLLRFWHEEAKIRAIWQKLRLIVVHSTEIYVTLQIHQSPFNVGLPIQLKPFTLQEIQQLAQCYQLHWKGGEEAKQLIALVGGHPALIHIALYHLSCRELKLGQLLETTAITTEIYRHHLQRLQIILQEQRELASAFNTVISAKTPVEIEPILAYKLQDLGLIKLLGNKVMPTCELYRHYFYTLIRRNSERGRFD; encoded by the coding sequence ATGAACCTTGATTATATCCTTGAAATTGTTAATCGTTGTCTAATTGAAAGTCAAAATCGTTCTCTTAATTCTCTAGAAATTCTAATTTTACAGGGCATTTGGGAGGAAAAAACTTATAGCAAAATTGCCCTAGAGAATGGTTATAGTCCGGGTTACTTAACTAATGTTGTCGCCCCAGAAATGTATCGGCGACTTTCCGAACTGGTTGGCCAGCGCGTGACCAAGAAAAACTGTCAACAGCTTCTACAATCTTATGTTACAGCCAAATTAGCACCCTTACCCTATGAGCAAAATCGAGTCACCGTTTCCCCTAAGACTAACCAAGACAGGTGTTTTAGCTATCCTAGGGGTTCAATCCCTCTCGACTCCCCTTATTACCTTAAACGATCGCCTATGGAAGACCACATTTATCAAGAACTCCTCAAACCAGGAGCTTTAGTGCGGATTAAAGCGCCCAGTGAAATGGGTAAAACCTCTTTGCTGCTTAGGTGTCTGGACTATGCCAAACGCCAGGGTTACTATAGCGTCAACCTTAATCTAGAGCTAGTTGACGAAGATATTTTAAAAAATTTGCCTAAATTTCTGCGCTGGTTGTGTGCCAATATTAGCCATCAGCTTGAGATTAAGCCGAAATTGGATGAGTATTGGGATGAAGATTTAGGGAGTAAAGTTAGCTGCACCGCTTATTTTCAAGACTATTTACTCAAGTTAGTTGACAGTCCCCTAGTCTTGGGATTAGATCAGATAACTCGGATTTTTGAATATTCCGATGTAGCCCAGGATTTTTTATTACTGCTGCGCTTCTGGCACGAAGAAGCTAAAATACGAGCTATCTGGCAAAAACTCCGCCTGATTGTGGTTCACTCTACGGAAATTTATGTTACCCTCCAGATTCATCAATCCCCGTTTAATGTAGGACTACCGATTCAGTTAAAACCTTTTACTCTCCAGGAGATACAACAGTTAGCGCAATGCTACCAACTCCACTGGAAAGGGGGAGAAGAAGCCAAGCAATTAATAGCCTTGGTTGGGGGACATCCCGCACTGATACATATAGCCCTCTATCATCTCAGTTGTCGGGAACTCAAGCTAGGGCAACTACTAGAAACTACTGCTATAACTACCGAAATTTATAGGCATCACTTACAACGCCTTCAAATAATACTGCAAGAACAGCGAGAATTAGCGAGTGCCTTTAATACGGTCATCAGTGCTAAGACTCCTGTAGAAATCGAGCCTATCCTCGCTTATAAGTTACAGGATTTGGGGTTGATTAAACTGTTAGGAAATAAAGTGATGCCGACTTGTGAGTTATATCGGCATTATTTCTACACATTAATTAGGAGAAACAGTGAACGAGGAAGATTTGATTAA
- a CDS encoding alpha-keto acid decarboxylase family protein encodes MNTVGKYLCDRLKSLGVDHVFGVPGDYVLDLMDVLGENSLELVGTCNELNAGYAADAYARVKGLGAVCITYGVGGFSLVNAVVGAYAERVPLVVISGAPNSSVRNSRNHLLLHHTTGDYNLQYSIMEKATVASVILTNATQAPSQIDKAFAACLHHKRPVYIEIPQDLVNQPCKPCEPLEIPPPNFTDTEALKEAVQEAADLLEAAQRPVILAGVEFHRFGLEEKLLNLLETTGYPIATTLLGKSCISEAHPQFIGTYVGALSRENVTGRIETADCVLCLGAIMSDMNLGGNTAKLDQNKLINANSDKVKIKHHFYDPVFLGDFIDELTSKLTHKEYESLDIKPAYYLRIKEFTPQPEQKITNLRFYERLNHFINDGFMVISDTGDAIVATIDLLMTKGTDFIGQAFYLSIGYSIPACLGAGLASNSRPMVFVGDGAFQMTAQELSTIIRHNLNPIIFLINNDGYTIERVIKDGTYNDLQPWKYHQLPRIFGKSWSCEVRTEGELEEALTQAKANTDCVSFIEVHLDRFDCAQGLIRLGRALRGKS; translated from the coding sequence ATGAATACTGTCGGAAAATATCTCTGTGATCGCTTAAAAAGTTTAGGAGTCGATCATGTCTTTGGTGTACCCGGAGATTATGTCCTAGACTTAATGGATGTTTTAGGGGAAAACTCCCTAGAATTAGTGGGAACTTGTAATGAACTGAACGCCGGTTATGCTGCGGATGCTTATGCTAGAGTCAAAGGATTAGGGGCAGTTTGTATTACCTATGGGGTAGGAGGATTTAGTTTAGTTAATGCAGTGGTCGGAGCTTATGCAGAAAGAGTTCCTTTAGTGGTGATTAGTGGCGCTCCTAACAGTTCTGTTAGAAACAGCAGAAATCATCTTTTACTGCACCATACGACCGGGGATTATAATCTACAATATTCTATCATGGAAAAGGCAACCGTTGCCTCGGTTATCCTCACCAATGCCACTCAAGCACCGAGTCAAATTGATAAAGCTTTTGCTGCCTGTTTGCATCATAAACGCCCGGTTTATATTGAAATTCCCCAAGACTTAGTTAATCAACCCTGTAAACCTTGTGAACCTTTAGAAATTCCTCCCCCCAATTTTACCGATACTGAAGCGTTAAAAGAAGCCGTCCAAGAGGCCGCCGACTTATTAGAAGCCGCCCAACGTCCGGTCATTTTAGCCGGGGTTGAATTTCATCGTTTTGGACTGGAAGAAAAATTATTAAACCTTCTAGAAACCACAGGTTATCCGATTGCAACTACTCTGTTAGGTAAGTCTTGTATTTCTGAAGCCCATCCTCAATTTATTGGGACTTATGTAGGCGCATTAAGTCGGGAAAATGTGACTGGACGCATTGAAACTGCCGACTGTGTTCTCTGTCTTGGGGCGATTATGTCTGATATGAATTTAGGAGGAAATACGGCTAAATTAGATCAGAATAAATTAATTAATGCCAACTCAGACAAAGTTAAGATCAAACATCATTTTTATGATCCAGTTTTTTTAGGGGATTTTATTGATGAATTAACGAGCAAGTTAACTCACAAAGAGTATGAGAGCTTGGATATTAAACCCGCCTATTATCTGCGGATTAAAGAATTTACTCCTCAACCTGAGCAAAAAATAACGAATCTCCGCTTTTATGAACGATTAAATCATTTTATCAATGATGGATTTATGGTCATTTCTGATACGGGAGATGCCATTGTTGCCACGATAGATTTATTAATGACTAAAGGGACAGATTTTATTGGGCAAGCCTTTTATCTATCAATTGGCTATTCAATTCCTGCTTGTTTAGGAGCGGGTTTAGCCTCAAACAGTCGTCCGATGGTCTTTGTTGGTGATGGGGCTTTTCAAATGACGGCTCAAGAATTATCGACGATTATCAGACATAATCTTAATCCGATCATTTTTCTGATTAATAATGATGGTTATACCATTGAACGAGTCATAAAAGATGGGACTTACAATGATTTACAACCTTGGAAATATCACCAATTACCCCGCATATTTGGAAAAAGTTGGAGTTGTGAAGTCCGCACTGAAGGAGAATTAGAAGAAGCCTTAACCCAAGCCAAAGCGAATACAGATTGTGTTTCTTTTATTGAAGTTCATCTCGATCGGTTTGACTGCGCCCAAGGGTTAATCCGTTTAGGAAGGGCACTCAGAGGAAAAAGTTAG
- a CDS encoding GNAT family N-acetyltransferase, producing the protein MLKNSSISIDQVVEILTESLIDDPNFSYIFGGNSPSYPTLKAFLEPFVTDGFYRGQIIVEPNQQGACIWYPAEVDIYNQQFEKTLTKIIDTVRELAGQDSAERFEHLIKTVGQHEATQKHCEVFFLGLKPEFRGKGIGKSLLKAVLHYADTHQVGCYLVSSNTRNISFYERNGFEKYCSIKISDSYSMTGMWRNPSS; encoded by the coding sequence ATGCTGAAAAATTCTTCAATTTCCATTGATCAAGTTGTAGAAATTTTAACGGAGTCTTTGATTGATGACCCCAATTTCTCTTATATATTTGGCGGAAATTCCCCCTCTTACCCGACGTTAAAAGCTTTCCTTGAACCTTTTGTGACTGATGGGTTTTATCGGGGTCAAATTATTGTAGAACCCAATCAACAAGGTGCTTGTATTTGGTATCCGGCAGAAGTGGATATTTATAATCAGCAATTTGAAAAAACCTTAACTAAAATCATTGATACTGTTCGGGAACTAGCCGGTCAAGATTCAGCCGAACGCTTTGAACACCTAATTAAAACAGTCGGCCAACATGAAGCCACACAGAAGCATTGTGAAGTCTTTTTTTTGGGTTTAAAACCGGAATTTCGGGGCAAAGGAATCGGTAAAAGTTTGTTAAAAGCTGTTCTCCATTATGCCGATACCCATCAAGTTGGTTGTTATCTAGTTTCTTCCAATACTCGCAATATCTCATTCTACGAACGAAATGGTTTTGAGAAATATTGCTCAATTAAAATTAGTGATAGTTATTCAATGACAGGGATGTGGCGTAATCCTTCCTCTTAA
- a CDS encoding SDR family oxidoreductase, translating to MELSNHTVLITGGSSGIGLELAREFQKRRNHVIVCSRNPQRLALTKEVLGDIETIECDLAIDAELYNLVDFITAKTDKLSILVNNAGIQFNSNFLASELLLENIDQEIAVNFNALVKLSRLCLPLLRQNSQSAIVNISSGLAFSPKKSAPVYCATKAAVHIFSKALRYQMEDQAPNIAVFEGILPLVDTPMTKGRGDGQKISPRQVAQEILSAMEKDQYEIYVGKVKLLMLMRRFLPHLADKILRNS from the coding sequence ATGGAATTATCTAATCATACTGTTTTAATTACAGGTGGAAGTTCTGGAATCGGTTTAGAACTCGCCCGTGAGTTTCAAAAACGAAGAAACCATGTAATTGTCTGTAGTCGAAATCCTCAACGGCTTGCTTTGACAAAAGAAGTGCTAGGGGATATTGAGACAATAGAATGTGATTTAGCTATAGACGCAGAGCTTTATAATTTAGTTGATTTCATTACAGCAAAAACCGACAAACTTTCGATTTTAGTCAATAATGCTGGAATCCAATTTAACTCGAATTTTCTGGCAAGTGAACTATTATTAGAAAATATCGATCAGGAAATAGCTGTAAACTTCAATGCCTTAGTTAAATTAAGTCGTTTGTGTTTACCTTTACTACGACAAAATTCCCAAAGTGCTATTGTTAATATTTCTTCAGGATTAGCCTTTTCTCCTAAAAAAAGTGCGCCGGTTTATTGTGCCACCAAAGCGGCTGTTCATATTTTTAGTAAAGCTTTACGCTATCAAATGGAAGATCAAGCCCCTAATATTGCTGTGTTTGAAGGGATTTTACCTCTAGTTGATACACCGATGACTAAAGGACGTGGTGACGGACAAAAAATAAGCCCCAGACAAGTGGCCCAGGAAATTTTAAGCGCAATGGAAAAAGACCAATATGAAATTTATGTAGGCAAAGTTAAATTATTAATGCTTATGCGTCGTTTTCTTCCACACTTAGCCGATAAAATTCTTCGGAATAGTTAA